One Phycisphaera mikurensis NBRC 102666 DNA window includes the following coding sequences:
- a CDS encoding motility associated factor glycosyltransferase family protein, with protein MHPAARALAYAGRHAGRLRRLATARLPPLTANDRAVERLRDRHAGETAFLLGNGPSLAAADLTAIAGRLSFASNKIHLIYPHTPWRPTYFHVADVEVARQHGAALLAANPGAVPLLADCCQRFLPGVDAVWLKQLPRPLTDPARRRGYFSTDLRVGVYGGSTVLHDQLQAAYFMGVRRVVLLGVDFRFHTPRKHADAVATLHGRQLIGGGERNHFSADYRPAGEAWTFPRLDRQAAAFTAARRAFEAAGGEVLNASRRTDLGVLERVDLAQALGPARDG; from the coding sequence ATGCACCCCGCCGCCCGAGCACTCGCCTACGCCGGACGCCACGCCGGACGCCTGCGCCGCCTGGCGACGGCGAGGCTCCCGCCGCTCACCGCCAACGACCGGGCCGTCGAGCGCCTCCGGGACCGGCACGCCGGCGAGACCGCCTTCCTCCTCGGCAACGGGCCCAGCCTCGCCGCCGCGGATCTCACCGCGATCGCGGGACGCCTCTCGTTCGCTTCGAACAAGATCCACCTGATCTACCCGCACACGCCCTGGAGGCCGACGTACTTCCACGTCGCCGACGTGGAGGTGGCCCGCCAGCACGGCGCCGCGCTGCTCGCCGCCAACCCCGGCGCCGTCCCCCTGCTCGCCGACTGCTGCCAGCGCTTCCTCCCCGGCGTCGACGCCGTCTGGCTCAAGCAGCTCCCGCGCCCCCTCACCGACCCCGCGCGCCGCCGCGGGTACTTCTCCACCGACCTGCGGGTCGGCGTCTACGGCGGGTCGACCGTGCTCCACGACCAGCTCCAGGCCGCGTACTTCATGGGCGTCCGCCGCGTGGTCCTCCTCGGCGTCGACTTCCGCTTCCACACGCCCAGGAAGCACGCGGACGCGGTGGCCACCCTCCACGGCCGGCAGCTGATCGGCGGGGGCGAACGCAACCACTTCTCCGCCGATTACCGCCCCGCGGGCGAGGCGTGGACGTTCCCCCGCCTCGATCGGCAAGCCGCCGCCTTCACCGCCGCCCGCCGGGCCTTCGAGGCCGCCGGCGGGGAGGTGCTCAACGCGAGCCGCCGGACCGACCTCGGCGTGCTGGAACGGGTGGACCTGGCGCAGGCCCTCGGGCCCGCACGCGATGGCTGA